The Campylobacter sp. CNRCH_2014_0184h genome includes a window with the following:
- the kdsA gene encoding 3-deoxy-8-phosphooctulonate synthase, which produces MKKMILIAGPCVIENEELVFKVAQELECFLKDDRIDFYFKSSFDKANRTSINSFRGPGIEKGLEILQKVKDKFGMQILTDIHESSQASIAVEVVDVLQIPAFLCRQTDLLVAAAKTKAKVNVKKGQFLNPEDIKYSVAKILQTRGINEEGFEIAKENGVFVAERGSSFGYGNLVVDMRSLVIMRKYAPVIFDATHSVQMPGANGGSSGGKSEFVEPLARAAASVGVDGFFFETHIDPCKALCDGPNMLDLSRLKNCVNTLLKIQEII; this is translated from the coding sequence ATGAAAAAAATGATACTAATAGCAGGGCCTTGTGTGATAGAAAATGAAGAGCTTGTTTTTAAGGTTGCACAAGAGCTTGAATGCTTTTTAAAAGATGATAGAATTGATTTTTATTTTAAATCAAGTTTTGATAAAGCAAACAGAACTAGTATTAATAGTTTTAGAGGGCCAGGCATTGAAAAAGGCTTGGAAATTTTGCAAAAAGTGAAAGATAAATTTGGCATGCAAATTTTAACTGATATTCATGAGAGTTCTCAAGCAAGTATTGCGGTTGAGGTTGTAGATGTTTTACAAATTCCAGCCTTTTTATGCAGGCAAACTGATTTATTGGTGGCTGCTGCTAAAACAAAAGCTAAGGTAAATGTAAAAAAGGGGCAATTTTTAAACCCTGAAGACATTAAATACAGCGTAGCTAAAATTTTACAAACTAGAGGCATCAACGAAGAAGGTTTTGAAATAGCCAAAGAAAATGGGGTTTTTGTAGCTGAGAGAGGTTCGAGTTTTGGTTATGGAAATTTAGTTGTAGATATGAGAAGTTTGGTTATCATGAGAAAATATGCTCCGGTTATTTTTGATGCTACTCATAGTGTGCAAATGCCAGGAGCAAATGGTGGAAGTAGTGGAGGCAAAAGTGAATTTGTAGAGCCCTTAGCAAGAGCTGCTGCTAGTGTGGGTGTAGATGGATTTTTCTTTGAAACACACATTGATCCTTGTAAGGCTTTATGTGATGGACCAAATATGCTTGATCTTTCAAGACTTAAAAACTGCGTAAATACGCTTTTAAAAATTCAAGAAATCATTTAA
- a CDS encoding uracil-xanthine permease family protein encodes MENKIDLIYGLEDKPPFAKAFFAALVHLMAMFVAVITPALLICKGLGIDDTNTARIICMSLFASGVASLLQIKTWGPIGSGLLSIQGTSFNFVAPIILGGLVLKNNGLSQEAMLGAIFGTLMLCSTTEMIISQILPFIRRVISPLVSGIVVMIIGLSLINVGLVSAGGGFAAKASGEFGSLQNLLLAGVVIFSIIILNRFDNAYIRISSLFIAMIIGLLVAMTFENFSFNFNENLPLMFLPDPLHYGLSIDYNLILPLILVFMVTSLETIGDISATSEVSNQPVKGELYAKRLKGGVLANGFNSFVSAFFNTFPNSCFGQNNGVIALTGVASRYVGFIVAFMLMILGLFPIVADITLQIPEPILGGATLVMFGTIAATGVRIISKENLNRRSIIIIAMSLGIGLGVSNNPDILEFMPMWFKTLFSSGIAAGGITAIILNFVFPLEENNKNKVK; translated from the coding sequence ATGGAAAATAAAATAGATTTAATTTATGGTTTAGAAGATAAACCGCCTTTTGCTAAAGCTTTTTTTGCTGCTTTGGTGCATTTAATGGCTATGTTTGTGGCTGTGATTACACCTGCTTTATTAATTTGTAAGGGTCTTGGAATAGATGATACTAATACAGCTAGAATTATATGCATGTCACTTTTTGCTTCAGGTGTTGCTTCGCTTTTACAGATTAAAACTTGGGGTCCTATAGGGAGTGGACTTTTATCTATTCAAGGGACTAGTTTTAACTTTGTTGCGCCTATTATACTAGGTGGGCTTGTTTTAAAAAATAATGGTTTATCACAAGAAGCAATGCTTGGGGCTATTTTTGGCACTTTAATGCTTTGTTCTACCACTGAAATGATTATTTCTCAAATTTTACCTTTTATTAGAAGAGTGATTTCGCCTTTGGTTTCAGGTATAGTAGTGATGATTATAGGTCTTAGTTTGATTAATGTTGGTCTTGTGAGTGCAGGAGGTGGATTTGCGGCTAAGGCAAGTGGTGAGTTTGGTTCTTTACAAAATTTATTATTAGCCGGAGTTGTGATTTTTAGCATTATTATTTTAAATCGCTTTGATAATGCATATATAAGAATTTCTTCTTTGTTTATAGCTATGATAATAGGGCTTTTAGTGGCTATGACTTTTGAAAATTTTAGCTTTAATTTTAATGAAAATTTACCTTTAATGTTTTTACCTGATCCTTTGCACTATGGTTTGAGTATTGATTATAATCTCATTTTACCTTTGATTTTGGTTTTTATGGTAACTTCTTTAGAAACAATTGGTGATATTAGTGCTACTAGTGAAGTTTCAAATCAGCCAGTTAAAGGCGAACTTTATGCAAAAAGATTAAAAGGTGGAGTTTTGGCAAATGGTTTTAATTCTTTTGTTTCGGCCTTTTTTAATACTTTTCCAAACTCATGTTTTGGGCAAAATAATGGTGTCATAGCTTTAACAGGTGTTGCGAGTCGCTATGTAGGGTTTATTGTAGCTTTTATGTTGATGATTTTGGGCTTATTTCCTATTGTGGCTGATATTACTTTGCAAATTCCAGAGCCTATTTTAGGTGGGGCAACTTTAGTGATGTTTGGTACTATAGCTGCAACGGGGGTTAGGATTATCTCTAAAGAAAATTTAAACCGTCGTTCTATTATCATTATAGCTATGAGTTTGGGTATAGGACTTGGAGTTTCTAATAATCCTGATATTTTAGAATTTATGCCAATGTGGTTTAAAACTTTATTTTCTTCAGGGATTGCAGCAGGTGGGATTACAGCTATTATTTTAAATTTTGTTTTTCCTCTTGAAGAAAATAATAAAAATAAAGTAAAATAA
- a CDS encoding DMT family transporter produces MLRIVKKNLGIYFMIIASIEFALVGACAKILSEELSSIEIMFFRNIIGTAFMLYALSKLNFHKSGGRLGLLIFRGVIGTIALYLFFYNVSNISLGGAFAFQKTAPIFIALIAFLFFKESLGLKACFGILIAFIGVLLICQPFADSTMHSGFDLKNSILGILSGFCAALALTSVRELRKSYPAPFIALSFVLIGTLMPLMSMIIGSFYEIKELDFLIAPFVMPSFKAWIFIILMGVFGAMYQIHVTKAYGVAKKAGVVAGVSYIDVVFTLFLGILLGDEFPSLMVFIGIFSIIIGGIILVSNQTKGNKNGK; encoded by the coding sequence ATGTTAAGAATAGTTAAAAAAAATTTAGGTATATATTTTATGATTATTGCTTCCATAGAATTTGCACTTGTAGGTGCTTGTGCAAAAATTCTTAGTGAAGAATTATCATCGATTGAAATTATGTTTTTTAGAAATATCATAGGCACAGCTTTTATGCTTTATGCGCTTTCAAAATTAAATTTTCATAAAAGCGGCGGTCGTTTGGGTTTGCTTATTTTTAGAGGTGTTATAGGAACGATTGCCTTATATCTTTTCTTTTATAATGTTTCTAATATTTCTTTAGGTGGGGCTTTTGCTTTTCAAAAAACAGCACCGATTTTTATAGCTTTAATTGCTTTTTTATTTTTTAAAGAAAGCTTGGGATTAAAAGCTTGTTTTGGGATTTTGATTGCTTTTATAGGAGTATTGTTAATTTGTCAGCCTTTTGCAGATAGTACTATGCATTCAGGCTTTGATTTGAAAAATAGTATTTTGGGAATTTTAAGTGGTTTTTGCGCAGCCTTGGCACTAACTAGCGTAAGAGAGCTTAGAAAATCATATCCAGCACCTTTTATAGCTTTATCTTTCGTTTTAATTGGTACTTTAATGCCTTTAATGTCTATGATTATAGGTTCTTTTTATGAAATAAAAGAACTTGATTTTTTAATTGCTCCTTTTGTTATGCCTAGTTTTAAAGCTTGGATTTTTATTATTTTAATGGGTGTTTTTGGAGCAATGTATCAAATTCATGTTACCAAAGCTTATGGGGTGGCAAAAAAGGCAGGAGTTGTTGCTGGGGTTAGTTATATAGATGTAGTTTTTACTTTATTTTTGGGCATATTATTAGGAGATGAATTTCCTAGTTTGATGGTTTTTATAGGAATTTTTAGCATTATTATAGGAGGAATTATTTTGGTTAGTAATCAAACAAAAGGAAATAAAAATGGAAAATAA